A genome region from Leptodactylus fuscus isolate aLepFus1 chromosome 6, aLepFus1.hap2, whole genome shotgun sequence includes the following:
- the NPB gene encoding neuropeptide B yields the protein MLSLGSRSSIRLTLICSALALLLSCQRTNAWYKQSTGPSYYSVGRASGLLSGIRRSPDIRRSEPENAGESAENMEDNFLNNFGSQRQGALLKSMALCVKDVSPNLHSCELLPDTSSTFQCKAQIYLSLDSSDCLNP from the exons ATGCTGTCTCTAGGCTCTCGCTCTTCCATACGACTGACCCTGATATGCAGCGCCCTCGCCCTGCTCCTCTCCTGCCAACGCACCAACGCCTGGTACAAGCAGTCCACCGGCCCCAGCTACTACTCTGTGGGACGGGCATCGGGGCTGCTGTCCGGTATCCGCAGATCTCCAGACATTCGACGCTCAGAGCCTGAAAACGCAGGAGAGAGCGCAGAGAACATGGAAGACAACTTCTTGAACAACTTTGGTAGCCAGAGGCAAGGAGCGCTACTAAAAAGTATG GCTCTGTGCGTAAAAGACGTCTCTCCGAACCTCCACAGCTGCGAGCTGCTCCCCGACACCTCCAGCACCTTCCAGTGCAAAGCTCAGATTTACCTGTCACTGGACAGCTCCGACTGCCTCAACCCCTGA